A part of Sandaracinaceae bacterium genomic DNA contains:
- a CDS encoding carbon-nitrogen hydrolase family protein yields the protein MGGRTKVGVVQITSTGDVEANLAATERTVSMAAEDGAKLVLVPECFAYLGPEDGKLEIAESLPGGGPILERMQKLAKVRGVELVLGGFWEKGEDPKKVRNACVHLDAGGEVRAVYRKIHLFDVDLPDGVRLMESETVVPGRQTVVTDAAFGKLGLSVCYDLRFPELYRRLVDDGAIALAVPAAFTLTTGKDHWHVLLRARAIEAQCYVLAAAQTGHHYGRRNSYGHALICDPWGTVLAECGEGEGAAVAAIDPDVVERVRRGLPSLRHRVL from the coding sequence ATGGGCGGACGGACGAAGGTCGGGGTCGTGCAGATCACCTCCACGGGCGACGTGGAGGCCAACCTCGCGGCCACGGAGCGCACGGTGAGCATGGCGGCGGAGGACGGCGCGAAGCTCGTGCTCGTCCCGGAGTGCTTCGCCTACCTCGGGCCGGAAGACGGCAAGCTCGAGATCGCGGAGTCGCTGCCAGGCGGAGGGCCGATCCTCGAACGCATGCAGAAGCTCGCGAAGGTGCGCGGGGTGGAGCTCGTGCTCGGCGGCTTCTGGGAGAAGGGCGAGGACCCGAAGAAGGTGCGCAACGCGTGCGTCCACCTCGACGCGGGCGGCGAGGTCCGCGCGGTCTACCGGAAGATTCATCTCTTCGACGTCGACCTGCCCGACGGGGTGCGCCTGATGGAGTCGGAGACCGTCGTGCCCGGGCGGCAGACGGTCGTGACCGACGCCGCGTTCGGCAAGCTCGGCCTGAGCGTCTGCTACGACCTGCGCTTCCCGGAGCTCTACCGGCGGCTCGTCGACGACGGCGCCATCGCGCTCGCGGTGCCGGCGGCGTTCACGCTGACGACGGGCAAGGATCACTGGCACGTGCTGCTGCGCGCGCGCGCCATCGAAGCGCAGTGCTACGTGCTCGCCGCGGCGCAGACCGGGCACCACTACGGCCGGCGGAACAGCTATGGCCACGCGCTGATCTGTGACCCGTGGGGCACGGTCCTCGCGGAGTGCGGGGAGGGCGAAGGCGCGGCGGTGGCGGCGATCGATCCCGACGTCGTGGAGCGCGTGCGGCGCGGGCTGCCGAGCTTGCGCCACCGGGTGCTCTGA
- the rodA gene encoding rod shape-determining protein RodA has protein sequence METIGKGLRDNFDWPLFVTVAAVCVIGVTNLYSATSAATSALSELYIQQIYWLTLGAGVAVLIVAIDYRHFERFGYAAYGAGIVLLLLVFLLAPEIRGSQRWIRIGSFSLQPSELMKVVLIVALAKYLHNDPKTEGRTLKDLVIPGLILAVPMTLILLQPDLGTALMLAFIFGSIMLLTNLKLRSVFTLAAAFVLSAPLTWTYLLKPYQQERLTSFMDREADILDSGWHAHQSIVAIGSGGFWGKGFMQGTQNQHRFLPDQHTDFPFPVWAEEQGFLGVALLFFLYIFLILWGLKVASQAKDRFGAVVAVGVSAFFFWHTVINLAMVSGLAPVVGVTLPLFSYGGSSVLTSFMGIGLLMNVSIRRFSF, from the coding sequence ATGGAGACCATCGGCAAGGGGCTGAGGGACAACTTCGACTGGCCGCTCTTCGTGACCGTCGCGGCGGTCTGCGTCATCGGGGTCACCAACCTCTACAGCGCGACGAGCGCGGCCACGAGCGCGCTGAGTGAGCTCTACATCCAGCAGATCTACTGGCTCACCCTCGGCGCCGGCGTCGCGGTGCTGATCGTCGCGATCGACTACCGCCACTTCGAGCGCTTCGGGTACGCAGCGTACGGGGCGGGGATCGTGCTCTTGCTGCTGGTGTTCCTGCTCGCGCCCGAGATCCGTGGATCGCAGCGCTGGATCCGGATCGGGAGCTTCTCGCTCCAGCCGAGCGAGCTGATGAAGGTGGTGCTGATCGTCGCGCTCGCGAAGTACCTGCACAACGACCCGAAGACCGAGGGCCGGACGCTCAAGGACCTGGTGATCCCGGGGCTCATCCTCGCGGTGCCGATGACCCTGATCCTGCTCCAGCCGGACCTCGGCACGGCGCTGATGCTCGCGTTCATCTTCGGCTCGATCATGCTGCTGACGAACCTGAAGCTGCGCTCGGTCTTCACGCTCGCGGCGGCCTTCGTGCTCAGCGCGCCGCTCACCTGGACCTACCTGCTCAAGCCCTATCAGCAGGAGCGCCTCACGAGCTTCATGGACCGCGAGGCCGACATCCTCGACTCGGGCTGGCACGCGCACCAGTCCATCGTCGCGATCGGCAGCGGCGGCTTCTGGGGCAAGGGCTTCATGCAGGGCACCCAGAACCAGCACCGGTTCCTGCCCGACCAGCACACCGACTTCCCGTTCCCCGTCTGGGCCGAGGAGCAAGGCTTCCTCGGTGTGGCGCTCCTCTTCTTCCTCTACATCTTCCTGATCCTGTGGGGACTGAAGGTCGCCTCGCAGGCGAAGGACCGCTTCGGCGCGGTCGTCGCGGTCGGCGTGAGCGCGTTCTTCTTCTGGCACACGGTGATCAACCTCGCGATGGTCAGCGGCCTGGCCCCGGTCGTGGGCGTGACGCTGCCGCTGTTCAGCTACGGCGGCTCGAGCGTGCTCACGTCGTTCATGGGGATAGGGCTGCTGATGAACGTCAGCATCCGCAGGTTCAGCTTCTGA